AACGCATTAGAAGCTGTTAAAGCTACCAAGTTTAAACGCACTCCCAGAAAGAAACCTACATCAGGATTGAGATACGACAAGCGAACTATGACGCTAAGAGGTAAGCAATTAACCCTTAGTTGTATCGGGAAACGGGTCAGATTAATTCTTGATGTTCCTGAATATTTCCGAGAAGTGTTTGAAACTTGGGACTTCTGTGCCGCAACTGTTACCTATACTAAACATACCAAACAATTCTGGGTGCGTTTAGTATTTGAGACAACAGACCCAGTGCAGGTTGACGGAAAAACTCAGGGAATTGACCGAGGCTTATATCATCAAGCCGTTACTTCTGACGGTCAGTTCTTCAGTTCTGACAAGATTAGAGAAGTTCAAAGGCGTTATTTATACAATCGTCGGAGACTCCAGCAAAAAGGCACTCGTAGCGCCAAACGTCGATTAAAAGCGATGTCTGGTCGCGAGAAGCGGTTCATGCGGGATACGAATCATTGTGTAAGTAAAAAGTTAGCTAATCAACCAGATATAACCGTGTTTGTGCTAGAAGATTTGTCTAGTATTCGGACTCAAAACCGAGGCAAGAAAGTTAACAAATGGTTGAGTAGTTGGCCATTTTATCAACAGGAGCAGTTTTTAACTTATAAAGCTGCTGCACTAGGAAAG
This DNA window, taken from Aerosakkonema funiforme FACHB-1375, encodes the following:
- a CDS encoding RNA-guided endonuclease InsQ/TnpB family protein — protein: NALEAVKATKFKRTPRKKPTSGLRYDKRTMTLRGKQLTLSCIGKRVRLILDVPEYFREVFETWDFCAATVTYTKHTKQFWVRLVFETTDPVQVDGKTQGIDRGLYHQAVTSDGQFFSSDKIREVQRRYLYNRRRLQQKGTRSAKRRLKAMSGREKRFMRDTNHCVSKKLANQPDITVFVLEDLSSIRTQNRGKKVNKWLSSWPFYQQEQFLTYKAAALGKKVVNVAPSYTSQKCNICKHIKKTFRHKSRFHCKDCGHKTHADLNAARNIRDDYFLSSTQGTQEQGSVNNPDVSTSLSG